A region from the Lolium perenne isolate Kyuss_39 chromosome 4, Kyuss_2.0, whole genome shotgun sequence genome encodes:
- the LOC127291930 gene encoding guanosine deaminase, with amino-acid sequence MDEAKVVEAKDGTIAVASAFPGHQEAVQDRDHKFLSKAVEEAYRGVDCGHGGPFGAVVVCNDEVIVSCHNMVLNYTDPTAHAEVTAIREACKKLGKLELSDCEMYASCEPCPMCFGAVHLSRIKRLVYGAKAEAAIAIGFDDFIADALRGTGFYQKANMEIKRADGNGALLAEQVFENTKEKFRMY; translated from the exons ATGGACGAAGCCAAGG TTGTGGAGGCCAAGGATGGAACCATCGCGGTTGCTTCTGCATTTCCTGGTCATCAGGAAG CTGTACAGGACAGGGATCACAAGTTCCTATCAAAAGCTGTCGAAGAAGCTTACCGGGGAGTGGACTGTGGCCATGGAGGTCCATTTGGCGCAGTGGTTGTCTGCAATGACGAAGTGATAGTTAGTTGCCATAACATGGTTCTGAATTACACTGATCCAACTGCGCACGCTGAAGTGACTGCGATAAGAGAG GCTTGCAAAAAGCTTGGGAAACTTGAGCTCTCCGATTGCGAAATGTATGCGTCCTGCGAACCTTGCCCCATGTGCTTTGGTGCTGTTCATCTATCCCGGATCAAG AGGCTGGTGTATggggccaaggcagaagctgctatTGCCATTGGATTCGATGACTTCATTGCTGATGCTCTCAGAGGAACTGGGTTCTACCAGAAGGCCAACATGGAGATAAAGCGCGCAGATGGCAATGGAGCTTTGCTTGCCGAACAAGTCTTTGAGAACACCAAGGAGAAATTTCGAATGTACTAA
- the LOC127291931 gene encoding probable polygalacturonase isoform X1: protein MEMGRSALFVFQFLVFVTIFETQCSSVSGIYCKDMASTVYRPHSVTLTEFGAVGDGKTLNTKSFQNAIFYLNSFADKGGAQLFVPAGRWLTGGFNLISHLTLSLDKDAVIIGSPDSSDWPPMDPLPSYGRGRELPGKRHQSLIFGWNLTDVIITGANGTIDGQGVVWWDWFHNHNLNYTRPHLIELMYSTNVVISNLTFKNSPFWNIHPVYCSQVLVEHVTILAPLDSPNTDGINPDSSTNVCINHCYVRNGGDVIAIKSGWDQYGISFARPSSNISISNITGETRGGAGIAIGSEMSGGISEVRAEGVRIVNSLHGIRVKTAPGRGGYVTNVYVADVSMHNVSMAIRITGNYGEHPNNNYDRNALPVISSITIENVVGASVGVAGILEGIQGDNFSSICISNVSLSVQSRHPWSCSLIEGYSNSVTPESCEQLSSNSGQTPVCYSGVSFSPSLIHAHPHRNSVGGLVDFVLHLASNIV, encoded by the exons ATGGAGATGGGGAGATCCGCGTTGTTC GTGTTTCAGTTTCTTGTTTTCGTAACCATATTTGAGACCCAATGTTCAAGTGTATCCGGCATATACTGCAAGGACATGGCATCGACGGTGTATCGACCTCATAGTGTCACGCTTACCGAATTCGGTGCCGTTGGAGATGGCAAAACTCTCAATACAAAATCATTCCAAAATGCAATATTCTACCTCAATTCATTCGCGGACAAGGGTGGTGCACAACTCTTTGTGCCTGCTGGAAGGTGGCTAACCGGGGGGTTTAATCTAATCAGCCATCTAACTTTGTCACTAGACAAAGATGCAGTAATTATTGGATCCCCG GACTCGTCCGATTGGCCACCTATGGATCCTCTCCCTTCCTATGGGCGTGGTAGAGAGCTTCCTGGAAAAAGACATCAAAGTCTAATATTTGGATGGAATCTGACCGATGTAATAATTACTG GCGCTAATGGTACGATTGATGGTCAAGGAGTTGTTTGGTGGGATTGGTTCCACAACCACAACCTAAACTATACTAGGCCGCATCTTATTGAGTTGATGTACTCCACCAATGTTGTTATATCAAATTTGACATTCAAGAATTCCCCATTTTGGAATATCCATCCTGTATATTGCAG CCAAGTGCTTGTCGAGCATGTCACGATCCTAGCGCCTTTGGATTCACCAAACACCGATGGTATTAATCCAG ATTCATCCACAAATGTTTGCATCAATCATTGTTATGTCAGAAATGGAGGCGATGTTATTGCCATCAAAAGTGGTTGGGATCAGTATGGAATTTCTTTTGCTCGTCCCAGCTCCAATATTAGCATCAGCAACATCACCGGAGAAACAAGAGGTGGTGCAGGAATTGCCATTGGAAGCGAGATGTCAGGTGGTATATCCGAAGTCCGAGCTGAGGGCGTCCGCATTGTGAACTCATTGCATGGGATCAGAGTCAAGACCGCTCCGGGACGTGGAGGGTATGTGACAAACGTGTATGTAGCTGATGTGAGCATGCACAATGTTTCGATGGCCATCAGGATCACAGGGAACTATGGCGAGCATCCTAATAACAACTATGACAGGAATGCTCTCCCTGTGATAAGCAGTATCACTATAGAGAACGTCGTTGGGGCCAGTGTTGGTGTTGCTGGCATCTTGGAGGGCATTCAGGGCGACAACTTTAGTAGCATTTGCATCTCCAATGTTTCACTGAGCGTACAATCCAGACATCCATGGAGTTGTTCGCTTATCGAAGGTTATTCAAACTCTGTGACCCCAGAGTCGTGCGAGCAACTCAGTTCAAATTCCGGTCAGACACCAGTGTGCTACAGTGGTGTTAGTTTCTCACCAAGTCTAATACACGCACACCCACATAGGAACAGCGTCGGTGGCTTGGTAGATTTTGTACTTCATTTGGCCTCAAATATAGTGTAG
- the LOC127291931 gene encoding probable polygalacturonase isoform X2: MEMGRSALFFLVFVTIFETQCSSVSGIYCKDMASTVYRPHSVTLTEFGAVGDGKTLNTKSFQNAIFYLNSFADKGGAQLFVPAGRWLTGGFNLISHLTLSLDKDAVIIGSPDSSDWPPMDPLPSYGRGRELPGKRHQSLIFGWNLTDVIITGANGTIDGQGVVWWDWFHNHNLNYTRPHLIELMYSTNVVISNLTFKNSPFWNIHPVYCSQVLVEHVTILAPLDSPNTDGINPDSSTNVCINHCYVRNGGDVIAIKSGWDQYGISFARPSSNISISNITGETRGGAGIAIGSEMSGGISEVRAEGVRIVNSLHGIRVKTAPGRGGYVTNVYVADVSMHNVSMAIRITGNYGEHPNNNYDRNALPVISSITIENVVGASVGVAGILEGIQGDNFSSICISNVSLSVQSRHPWSCSLIEGYSNSVTPESCEQLSSNSGQTPVCYSGVSFSPSLIHAHPHRNSVGGLVDFVLHLASNIV, encoded by the exons ATGGAGATGGGGAGATCCGCGTTGTTC TTTCTTGTTTTCGTAACCATATTTGAGACCCAATGTTCAAGTGTATCCGGCATATACTGCAAGGACATGGCATCGACGGTGTATCGACCTCATAGTGTCACGCTTACCGAATTCGGTGCCGTTGGAGATGGCAAAACTCTCAATACAAAATCATTCCAAAATGCAATATTCTACCTCAATTCATTCGCGGACAAGGGTGGTGCACAACTCTTTGTGCCTGCTGGAAGGTGGCTAACCGGGGGGTTTAATCTAATCAGCCATCTAACTTTGTCACTAGACAAAGATGCAGTAATTATTGGATCCCCG GACTCGTCCGATTGGCCACCTATGGATCCTCTCCCTTCCTATGGGCGTGGTAGAGAGCTTCCTGGAAAAAGACATCAAAGTCTAATATTTGGATGGAATCTGACCGATGTAATAATTACTG GCGCTAATGGTACGATTGATGGTCAAGGAGTTGTTTGGTGGGATTGGTTCCACAACCACAACCTAAACTATACTAGGCCGCATCTTATTGAGTTGATGTACTCCACCAATGTTGTTATATCAAATTTGACATTCAAGAATTCCCCATTTTGGAATATCCATCCTGTATATTGCAG CCAAGTGCTTGTCGAGCATGTCACGATCCTAGCGCCTTTGGATTCACCAAACACCGATGGTATTAATCCAG ATTCATCCACAAATGTTTGCATCAATCATTGTTATGTCAGAAATGGAGGCGATGTTATTGCCATCAAAAGTGGTTGGGATCAGTATGGAATTTCTTTTGCTCGTCCCAGCTCCAATATTAGCATCAGCAACATCACCGGAGAAACAAGAGGTGGTGCAGGAATTGCCATTGGAAGCGAGATGTCAGGTGGTATATCCGAAGTCCGAGCTGAGGGCGTCCGCATTGTGAACTCATTGCATGGGATCAGAGTCAAGACCGCTCCGGGACGTGGAGGGTATGTGACAAACGTGTATGTAGCTGATGTGAGCATGCACAATGTTTCGATGGCCATCAGGATCACAGGGAACTATGGCGAGCATCCTAATAACAACTATGACAGGAATGCTCTCCCTGTGATAAGCAGTATCACTATAGAGAACGTCGTTGGGGCCAGTGTTGGTGTTGCTGGCATCTTGGAGGGCATTCAGGGCGACAACTTTAGTAGCATTTGCATCTCCAATGTTTCACTGAGCGTACAATCCAGACATCCATGGAGTTGTTCGCTTATCGAAGGTTATTCAAACTCTGTGACCCCAGAGTCGTGCGAGCAACTCAGTTCAAATTCCGGTCAGACACCAGTGTGCTACAGTGGTGTTAGTTTCTCACCAAGTCTAATACACGCACACCCACATAGGAACAGCGTCGGTGGCTTGGTAGATTTTGTACTTCATTTGGCCTCAAATATAGTGTAG
- the LOC139838870 gene encoding uncharacterized protein, which yields MAMSSLSSAGSVSSKTVSASAPKLSDPVLNFGGGGSGSSTGGSSGPFNFAPYVTIRLNGGNYLYWRAQVLNVLHSHLLTGFVDGTFPCPSESIANPALATDDKAPPLMYNPAFTAWHQQDAALLSAIMTTSTEDIQGIILFATSSADAWSTLEASFTSQTVSRSMQIRGALQKCKKEDKKISVYYNEVKALADSLMSIGQPLTTAEFTGYLMHGLDQDYNSLVQLVSARALTDPMPLKDIYAQMLGTEQRMDERKADLQSDIQMSANLAGSKAPSPGYKGNQQQQQTYRPKSNFSSQPPSGQYRGVPTNGGSSTRPICQICTKTGHVASCCFKRYDKNFLGAGNDGRNMEKQIAAFSVSTHHHGSTASLKDRDVA from the coding sequence ATGGCGATGTCCTCGCTGTCTTCCGCGGGCTCGGTCAGTTCAAAAACCGTGTCCGCATCTGCGCCCAAGCTCTCTGATCCCGTCCTCAACTTTGGTGGCGGCGGTAGTGGCTCCTCCACCGGCGGCTCGTCGGGGCCGTTTAATTTCGCCCCCTACGTCACCATACGCCTCAATGGTGGCAACTACCTCTACTGGCGGGCACAGGTTCTCAACGTGCTCCACAGTCACCTCCTTACTGGGTTCGTCGATGGAACCTTCCCATGTCCATCCGAGTCGATCGCCAACCCTGCATTGGCGACGGATGACAAGGCTCCTCCGCTGATGTACAACCCGGCGTTTACCGCCTGGCACCAGCAGGATGCAGCGCTACTCTCGGCGATTATGACCACCTCGACTGAAGACATCCAGGGAATCATCTTGTTTGCCACCTCCTCTGCTGATGCGTGGAGCACTCTTGAGGCCAGCTTTACCTCGCAGACTGTCTCTCGCTCCATGCAGATTCGTGGTGCTCTCCAGAAGTGCAAGAAGGAGGACAAGAAGATCTCCGTCTACTACAATGAGGTGAAAGCTCTCGCAGATTCGCTGATGTCCATTGGACAGCCTCTTACCACTGCGGAGTTCACCGGTTATCTCATGCACGGGCTCGATCAAGACTATAATTCTCTTGTGCAACTTGTCTCAGCTCGTGCTCTTACAGATCCCATGCCGCTGAAGGATATATATGCCCAGATGCTAGGCACCGAGCAGCGCATGGATGAGAGGAAAGCTGATCTTCAGTCTGATATTCAGATGTCAGCAAACCTTGCTGGTTCCAAAGCACCTTCTCCAGGTTACAAAGGAAATCAGCAGCAGCAACAGACCTATCGGCCGAAAAGCAACTTCTCCTCACAACCGCCGTCGGGACAGTACCGCGGAGTCCCTACTAATGGTGGATCAAGCACCCGCCCTATTTGTCAAATCTGTACCAAGACAGGACACGTCGCCTCTTGCTGCTTTAAGAGATATGACAAGAATTTCCTCGGTGCTGGCAATGATGGCCGGAACATGGAGAAACAAATTGCTGCCTTCTCCGTCTCCACGCACCACCACGGGTCTACAGCAtccttgaaagatcgagatgtcgcctag